In Thermothelomyces thermophilus ATCC 42464 chromosome 2, complete sequence, a single window of DNA contains:
- a CDS encoding glycoside hydrolase family 31 protein (CAZy_ID 268021) codes for MHVPGPLSSRWTAYLGLLSAFSAAFAPAVAVKEHDFKKCHQSGFCKRNREFADHALATSSWASPYNVAPDSGSFKDGQYQAVILKTTNSGETVWLPITVSFLESGTARVTVDEEKRQKGEIELRHGSKARKERYNEAEKWAIVGGMTLDKEAKVDYEDKTQITVKYGPTSKFEATIKFSPFSIDFKRDGISHVKLNDQGLLNIEHWRPKVDKPEPEKKDGDSTEENKAEEAKEEPKGEDESTWWEETFGGNTDTKPRGPESVGLDISFVGYEHVYGIPSHASSLSLKQTRGGEGNYQEPYRMYNADVFEYILDSPMTLYGSIPFMQAHRKDSSVGVFWLNAAETWVDITKAKDSKNPLSLGGKARTNTHTHWFSESGLLDVFVFLGPTPKDLTARYGELTGTTAMPQEFALGYHQCRWNYVSDEDVRDVDRKMDKFKMPYDVIWLDIEYTDEKKYFTWDKHSFTDPIGMGKQLDSHGRKLVTIIDPHIKNTDNYPVVAELKSKELGVKNKDGNLFEGWCWPGSSHWIDAFSPAAREWWSSLFKYDKFKGTMENTWIWNDMNEPSVFNGPETTMPKDNLHDGNWEHRDVHNLNGLTFHNATYHALLTRKPGELRRPFVLTRSFFAGSQRVGAMWTGDNQAAWDHLKASIPMVLSQGISGFPFSGADVGGFFGNPEKELLTRWYQAGAFYPFFRGHAHIDARRREPYLAGEPYTTIIAAALRLRYSLLPSWYTAFRHAHLDGTPIIKPMFYTHPSEEAGLAIEDQFFVGNTGLLAKPVTEKEKTTVDVWIPDGEVYYDYFTYQVIPTVKGKTVTLDAPMEKIPLLMRGGHVFARRDVPRRSSALMRWDDYTLVVTVPRENKVAEGDLYVDDGDSFEYQNGQYIHRRFVYDGAAKSLSSVDAEGRDAASIREGAWMKQMRSVGVGKIVVVGAPASWAGKKSVKVESEGKVWEARMEFTPAGQGRAAFAVIKKVGVRIGADWKVEF; via the exons ATGCACGTCCCAGGCCCATTGTCCTCGCGGTGGACGGCCTACCTTGGCCTGCTGTCCGCATTTTCTGCAGCATTTGCACCTGCAG TCGCCGTCAAGGAGCATGACTTCAAAAAGTGCCATCAATCGGGCTTTTGTAAGCGCAACCGCGAATTCGCCGACCACGCCCTCGCCACGAGCTCCTGGGCGTCACCCTACAATGTCGCACCAGATTCCGGATCGTTCAAAGATGGCCAGTACCAGGCTGTGATCTTGAAGACCACCAACAGCGGCGAGACGGTTTGGCTTCCCATTACCGTCTCTTTCCTTGAGTCTGGTACAGCGCGAGTCACGGTGGACGAAGAGAAGCGCCAGAAAGGAGAGATTGAGTTGCGCCATGGCAGCAAAGCGAGGAAAGAGCGCTATAACGAGGCAGAGAAATGGGCCATTGTTGGAGGGATGACTTTGGACAAGGAGGCCAAGGTCGATTATGAGGACAAGACGCAGATTACCGTCAAGTACGGGCCAACCTCCAAGTTCGAGGCAACCATCAAATTCTCTCCCTTCAGCATCGACTTCAAGCGGGACGGCATCAGCCACGTCAAACTCAACGACCAGGGCCTCCTTAACATCGAGCACTGGAGGCCAAAGGTTGACAAACCGGAGCCCGAGAAGAAGGACGGCGATTCGACTGAAGAGAATAAGGCAGAGGAAGCAAAGGAGGAGCCCAAGGGAGAGGATGAGTCTACCTGGTGGGAGGAGACATTTGGCGGCAACACCGATACCAAGCCTCGCGGCCCGGAGAGCGTCGGTCTTGACATCTCCTTCGTCGGCTACGAACACGTCTACGGCATCCCCTCCCATGCCAGCTCGCTGTCGCTGAAGCAGACCCGTGGCGGCGAGGGCAACTACCAGGAGCCGTACAGGATGTACAATGCTGACGTTTTCGAGTACATCCTCGATAGCCCAATGACTCTCTACGGCTCTATTCCTTTCATGCAGGCCCATCGTAAGGACTCGAGCGTGGGCGTTTTCTGGCTGAATGCCGCGGAGACGTGGGTTGACATCACCAAGGCGAAAGACTCCAAGAACCCGCTCTCTCTCGGCGGCAAGGCCAGGACCAACACGCATACCCACTGGTTCTCCGAGAGCGGTCTGCTGGACGTTTTTGTCTTCCTCGGCCCGACGCCCAAGGATTTGACCGCCAGGTACGGTGAGCTCACTGGCACCACTGCAATGCCCCAGGAGTTCGCTCTCGGATACCATCAGTGCCGTTGGAACTACGTCTCGGACGAGGACGTAAGGGATGTGGACCGCAAGATGGACAAGTTCAAGATGCCGTACGACGTCATTTGGCTCGACATCGAGTACACTGACGAGAAGAAGTACTTTACCTGGGACAAACACTCGTTTACAGACCCCATCGGCATGGGCAAGCAGCTGGACAGTCACGGCAGGAAGCTGGTTACCATCATTGATCCGCACATCAAGAATACCGACAATTACCCCGTCGTGGCAGAGCTAAAGTCCAAGGAACTCGGCGTAAAGAACAAAGATGGCAACCTCTTCGAGGGCTGGTGctggccaggctcgtctcaCTGGATCGACGCCTTCAGTCCGGCTGCGCGCGAGTGGTGGTCGTCGCTTTTCAAGTATGACAAATTCAAGGGCACCATGGAAAACACGTGGATCTGGAACGACATGAACGAGCCGTCGGTCTTTAACGGTCCCGAAACCACGATGCCCAAGGACAACCTCCACGACGGAAACTGGGAACACCGCGACGTGCACAACCTGAATGGCCTGACGTTCCACAACGCGACCTACCATGCGCTCCTCACCCGGAAGCCCGGCGAGCTCCGCCGCCCGTTCGTGCTGACCCGGTCCTTCTTTGCCGGCTCGCAGCGGGTCGGCGCCATGTGGACCGGCGACAACCAGGCTGCCTGGGACCACCTCAAGGCATCGATTCCCATGGTCCTCAGCCAGGGTATTTCGGGCTTCCCCTTCTCGGGCGCCGACGTCGGCGGCTTCTTTGGCAACCCGGAGAAGGAGCTTTTGACGCGGTGGTACCAAGCCGGCGCCTTCTACCCCTTCTTCCGGGGGCACGCGCACATTGATGCGCGACGCCGCGAGCCATACCTCGCCGGCGAGCCGTACACGACCATCATCGCCGCGGCGCTTCGGCTGCGCTACAGCCTGCTGCCGTCGTGGTACACTGCGTTCCGGCACGCCCATCTGGACGGTACGCCCATTATCAAGCCCATGTTCTACACGCATCCGTCCGAGGAGGCCGGCCTCGCTATCGAGGACCAGTTCTTCGTCGGCAACACGGGCCTGCTCGCCAAGCCCGTCacggagaaggagaagacgaCGGTCGATGTGTGGATCCCCGACGGCGAGGTCTACTATGACTACTTTACGTACCAGGTCATCCCGACAGTCAAGGGCAAGACGGTCACGCTGGATGCGCCGATGGAGAAGATCCCGCTGCTGATGCGCGGCGGGCACGTGTTTGCGCGCCGCGACGTGCCGCGGCGCTCGAGCGCGCTCATGCGCTGGGACGACTACACGCTCGTCGTGACGGTGCCGCGGGAAAACAAGGTCGCCGAGGGCGACCTGTACGTCGACGACGGAGACTCGTTTGAGTACCAGAACGGCCAGTACATCCACCGCCGGTTCGTCTACGACGGCGCGGCCAAGAGCCTCAGCTCGGTGGATGCCGAGGGCCGCGACGCGGCCTCGATCCGGGAGGGCGCGTGGATGAAGCAGATGCGCTCCGTGGGCGTGGGCAAGATCGTGGTGGTCGGCGCGCCGGCCAGCTGGGCGGGCAAGAAGAGCGTCAAGGTAGAGAGCGAGGGCAAGGTCTGGGAGGCCAGGATGGAGTTTACGCCTGCTGGGCAGGGCAGAGCCGCGTTCGCGGTGATCAAGAAGGTGGGCGTGAGGATCGGGGCGGATTGGAAGGTCGAGTTTTGA